In a genomic window of Bordetella petrii:
- a CDS encoding BON domain-containing protein, which translates to MPYSNRPPPRHYGQDPGQDSDPRPAGWGDEQDEGERFPREHHTRQSGRWGGEEPAYGRRYGERPAEPAGGGNPNGHGPQYEQGGRYPGTRDAAASEGWRSDAAAQRYGWQDPALARSQRITPKGYVRSDERVREDLCERLSHSGLDVRDVSVEVSDGTVTLEGTVPNRATKHAIEDCADDCLGVNDIQNHIRVGGIVHPGMTRME; encoded by the coding sequence ATGCCTTATTCAAATCGGCCCCCGCCGCGCCATTATGGCCAGGATCCTGGCCAGGACTCTGACCCCCGGCCGGCCGGGTGGGGCGACGAGCAGGACGAGGGCGAACGCTTTCCGCGTGAGCACCACACCCGGCAGAGCGGCCGCTGGGGCGGCGAAGAGCCGGCCTACGGGCGGCGCTACGGCGAGCGGCCCGCCGAACCCGCGGGCGGGGGCAACCCTAACGGCCACGGCCCGCAATACGAGCAGGGAGGCCGGTATCCCGGCACCCGGGATGCGGCCGCTTCCGAGGGGTGGCGCAGCGACGCCGCCGCGCAACGCTACGGCTGGCAGGACCCGGCCCTCGCGAGGTCGCAGCGCATCACCCCGAAGGGCTATGTGCGTTCCGACGAGCGCGTGCGCGAAGACCTGTGCGAGCGCCTGAGCCACAGCGGCCTGGACGTCCGCGACGTGTCGGTGGAGGTCAGCGACGGCACGGTCACCCTGGAAGGCACGGTGCCCAACCGCGCCACCAAGCATGCCATCGAGGATTGCGCCGACGACTGTCTCGGCGTGAACGACATTCAGAACCATATCCGCGTGGGAGGCATCGTCCACCCGGGCATGACGCGGATGGAATGA